One segment of Streptomyces sp. NBC_00576 DNA contains the following:
- a CDS encoding sulfurtransferase has translation MNAIISAPELVNELAGSNPPVLLDIRWQLSMPTASGAAPFDGRAEYAAGHLPGAVFVDLDRDLASAPGAGGRHPLPDLAVFGAAMRSAGVSAGVPVVVYDGGQGWAAARAWWLLRWTGHPDVRFLDGGLPSWEGALEADVPAPAEGDFTPVPGAVELLDADGAAALARSGLLLDARAGERYRGEVEPIDRVGGHIPGAVSAPTNENVGADGRFLPADELTARFKTLGAADTTAVGVYCGSGVSGAHEVLALAVAGIPAALYAGSWSEWSGDPTRPVAVGPNPQ, from the coding sequence ATGAACGCCATCATCTCCGCACCCGAACTAGTGAACGAGCTGGCCGGTTCCAACCCGCCGGTTCTGCTCGACATCCGCTGGCAGCTCAGCATGCCCACCGCGAGCGGCGCGGCGCCCTTCGACGGGCGCGCCGAGTACGCGGCGGGGCACCTCCCTGGCGCGGTCTTCGTCGACCTGGACCGGGACCTCGCCTCCGCGCCGGGGGCGGGCGGTCGGCATCCGCTGCCCGACCTGGCGGTGTTCGGTGCCGCCATGCGCAGCGCGGGCGTCTCGGCCGGCGTCCCGGTCGTTGTGTACGACGGCGGACAGGGCTGGGCAGCGGCTCGGGCATGGTGGCTGCTGCGCTGGACAGGTCACCCGGACGTGCGGTTCCTCGACGGCGGGTTGCCGTCCTGGGAGGGGGCGCTCGAGGCAGACGTACCCGCGCCCGCCGAGGGCGACTTCACGCCGGTGCCGGGAGCGGTGGAGTTGCTCGACGCGGACGGGGCCGCCGCGCTGGCACGCTCCGGGCTGCTGCTCGACGCGCGCGCGGGGGAGCGTTACCGGGGCGAGGTCGAGCCCATCGACCGGGTCGGCGGACACATCCCGGGCGCTGTCTCGGCTCCCACGAACGAGAACGTGGGGGCGGACGGCCGCTTCCTGCCCGCGGACGAGCTGACGGCTCGTTTCAAGACCCTGGGCGCGGCGGACACCACCGCGGTGGGCGTGTATTGCGGATCGGGCGTCTCGGGTGCCCACGAGGTCCTGGCCCTGGCGGTCGCGGGCATTCCGGCCGCGCTGTATGCCGGCTCGTGGTCGGAATGGTCGGGGGATCCGACGCGGCCCGTGGCCGTGGGGCCCAACCCGCAGTAG
- a CDS encoding VOC family protein, translated as MTEARESAGRSSEVPARHAPGTPCWVSLMVHGVTATQDFYGELFGWEFELGPQQLGWYVRALLDGQEVAGIGQLPPDRHLPVAWTPYLASDDVDLTAEMVRHSGGTVGVGPLDAADAGRLAIASDPMGAVFGIWQAAAHLGTGITGVPGTPAWNELVTRDSSSVTKFYKAVFGYEEEPVVSADFDYVTLHIEGRPVAGIHGVGNFLPRGRGPHWMTYFEVSDTDAAADHLVDLGGHVVKPPHDSAHGRVATVTDPEGAMFSLIQGAR; from the coding sequence ATGACCGAGGCACGGGAGTCGGCCGGCCGGAGCAGCGAAGTACCCGCCCGGCACGCGCCCGGCACACCCTGCTGGGTGAGTCTGATGGTGCACGGAGTGACAGCGACCCAGGATTTCTACGGGGAGTTGTTCGGCTGGGAGTTCGAGCTGGGACCCCAGCAACTCGGCTGGTACGTACGGGCCCTGCTGGACGGTCAGGAGGTGGCCGGCATCGGCCAGCTGCCACCGGACCGCCATCTCCCCGTCGCCTGGACGCCATACCTCGCCTCGGACGACGTGGACCTCACGGCGGAGATGGTCCGGCACTCGGGCGGCACCGTGGGGGTGGGCCCGTTGGACGCGGCCGACGCGGGCCGGCTGGCGATCGCGTCCGACCCGATGGGGGCGGTGTTCGGCATCTGGCAGGCCGCCGCCCATCTGGGCACGGGCATCACCGGCGTCCCCGGCACCCCGGCCTGGAACGAGTTGGTGACCCGCGACTCGTCGAGCGTCACCAAGTTCTACAAGGCCGTCTTCGGCTACGAGGAGGAGCCCGTGGTGTCGGCGGACTTCGACTACGTCACCCTGCACATCGAGGGCCGCCCCGTCGCAGGCATCCACGGCGTGGGCAACTTCCTGCCCCGCGGCCGGGGCCCGCACTGGATGACGTACTTCGAGGTGTCCGACACGGACGCGGCGGCCGACCACCTGGTGGATCTGGGCGGCCATGTCGTCAAGCCCCCGCACGACAGCGCACACGGCCGCGTGGCGACGGTGACGGACCCGGAGGGGGCGATGTTCTCGCTGATCCAGGGGGCCCGCTGA
- a CDS encoding C40 family peptidase translates to MAPERTRDDGPSREEVQQRINSLYDQAESFTGTFNATRAMKLGIRRRVNPAPDNARRRSDPVLDEVARPWFDVGRAQLGPTVSAVLPPDRRPARATEARPARPAAPPAELTARAVAELTAGPVAALPAGPTAALPPGPMAALPPAPVAELSAVPVTGLSAVPAPRREAPGDLNALSVEPSWFPTQAQGAAPFPAADFLPAEDSWRLPNTVDQAQPQPAEEWQLPQSVGQSADPFLDAGTPLYAGTLRDGDYALVTELPLVTEPFPVADPFPVTETTYGTQAPPYSAETSYGTHTPPHGTQTYYGTGTHYFGTESFPAAGTGASIGNGIAFVSESGAKAAKAVAFARAQIGRPCVWGAVGPGSYDNSGLIQAAWKAAGVALPRAVHDQANAGMAINLADVLPGDLVFFHGDAGHVGHVGIFVGDGMMMHAPSPGARVREDSIFAAGETAIHSVLRPA, encoded by the coding sequence ATGGCGCCGGAACGAACCCGAGATGATGGGCCGAGCCGTGAGGAGGTCCAGCAACGGATCAACAGCCTCTACGACCAGGCCGAGAGCTTCACCGGGACCTTCAACGCCACCCGCGCGATGAAGCTGGGGATACGCAGGCGCGTCAACCCGGCGCCCGACAACGCGCGCAGGCGCTCCGATCCCGTCCTCGACGAGGTCGCCCGTCCGTGGTTCGACGTGGGGCGCGCCCAGCTGGGCCCGACCGTGTCGGCGGTGCTGCCGCCGGACAGGAGACCGGCCCGCGCGACAGAGGCCCGGCCCGCTCGACCCGCCGCTCCTCCCGCCGAGCTGACCGCGCGTGCTGTGGCGGAGTTGACCGCCGGCCCTGTGGCCGCGTTGCCCGCGGGGCCGACGGCCGCGCTGCCGCCCGGGCCCATGGCTGCGCTGCCGCCCGCGCCGGTCGCCGAACTGTCCGCCGTACCCGTGACCGGCCTGTCGGCCGTGCCCGCGCCAAGGCGGGAAGCTCCGGGGGACCTGAACGCGCTTTCGGTCGAGCCCAGTTGGTTCCCGACGCAGGCCCAGGGCGCCGCTCCGTTCCCGGCGGCCGACTTCCTGCCCGCCGAGGACAGCTGGCGCCTCCCCAACACTGTGGACCAGGCTCAGCCGCAGCCTGCCGAGGAGTGGCAGCTGCCCCAGTCGGTCGGCCAGAGCGCGGACCCGTTCCTCGACGCGGGCACCCCCCTCTACGCGGGCACGCTCCGTGACGGGGACTACGCCCTCGTCACCGAACTCCCCCTCGTCACCGAACCGTTCCCTGTCGCCGACCCGTTCCCCGTGACGGAGACGACTTACGGCACGCAGGCGCCGCCCTACAGTGCGGAGACGTCGTACGGAACGCACACGCCGCCACACGGCACGCAGACCTACTACGGCACGGGAACCCACTACTTCGGCACCGAGTCGTTTCCGGCGGCTGGGACCGGCGCGAGCATCGGCAACGGCATCGCGTTCGTCTCGGAGTCCGGTGCGAAGGCCGCGAAGGCGGTCGCCTTCGCCCGTGCGCAGATCGGCAGACCGTGCGTCTGGGGCGCGGTCGGGCCGGGGTCGTACGACAACTCCGGTCTCATCCAGGCCGCTTGGAAGGCCGCCGGAGTCGCACTCCCGCGTGCCGTGCACGACCAGGCGAACGCCGGCATGGCGATCAATCTCGCCGACGTCCTGCCCGGTGATCTGGTGTTCTTCCACGGCGACGCGGGCCATGTCGGTCACGTGGGCATCTTCGTCGGCGACGGAATGATGATGCACGCGCCGAGTCCGGGGGCACGGGTCCGCGAGGACTCGATCTTCGCTGCCGGCGAGACGGCGATCCACAGCGTCCTGCGGCCCGCGTAG
- a CDS encoding thymidine kinase has translation MPELVFFSGTMDCGKSTLALQIGHNRSARGLQGVIFTRDDRAGEGKLSSRLGLVTEAVEAAVGMDLHAYLVDQMSRGGKVDYVIVDEAQFLAPDQIDQLARVVDDLGLDVFAFGITTDFRTKLFPGSQRLIELADRIETLQVEAMCWCGARATHNARTVGGVMVVEGEQVVVGDVNHTAEEVGYEVLCRRHHRRRMTSASAHASVISPDVLPVNSA, from the coding sequence ATGCCCGAGCTGGTGTTCTTCTCCGGAACGATGGACTGCGGGAAGTCGACGCTGGCGCTCCAGATCGGGCACAACCGGTCGGCCCGGGGACTTCAGGGCGTGATCTTCACGCGCGACGACCGGGCGGGCGAGGGCAAGCTCTCCTCGCGGCTGGGTCTGGTGACGGAGGCGGTCGAGGCGGCCGTGGGCATGGATCTGCACGCCTATCTGGTGGACCAGATGTCCAGGGGCGGCAAGGTCGACTACGTGATCGTGGACGAGGCACAGTTCCTTGCACCGGACCAGATCGACCAGTTGGCGCGAGTGGTGGACGACCTGGGGCTGGACGTCTTCGCGTTCGGCATCACCACCGACTTCCGCACGAAGCTCTTCCCCGGCTCCCAGCGGCTGATCGAGCTGGCGGACCGGATCGAGACCCTCCAGGTCGAGGCGATGTGCTGGTGCGGGGCACGGGCCACGCACAACGCCCGCACCGTGGGGGGCGTGATGGTCGTGGAGGGCGAGCAGGTCGTCGTCGGTGACGTGAACCACACGGCCGAGGAGGTCGGCTACGAGGTGCTGTGCCGACGCCATCACCGACGCCGTATGACAAGCGCCTCCGCGCACGCCTCCGTCATCTCTCCGGACGTGCTGCCGGTCAATTCGGCCTGA
- a CDS encoding alkaline phosphatase family protein, with amino-acid sequence MAQPTAWDHPEPLAVSSAPVPHYGTGSLADLLPTIAAGMDVPGMSPAIPELAPADRNCVFLIDGLGWEQLRAHPDEAPFMSSLMSSSRGDTGRPITTGYPATTATSLASVGTGLPPGAHGLPGYTVRNPATGELMNQLRWQPWTDPRAWQPYPTVFQLAHKAGVHTAQVSSPTFENTPLTKIALSGGTFRGKLSGEDRMDLAAEQLAAGDRSLVYTYYAEVDGKGHRFGVDSDAWRGQLMYVDRLVQRLAEQLPPRAALYVTADHGMIDIPFDEQHRIDFDEDWELRAGVALLGGEGRARHVYAVSGAEADVLTCWREVLGEQFWVASREEAIAAGWFGPTVDERVYARIGDVVAAARDDVLIVASEREPRESAMVGNHGSMTPAEQLVPLLQVRS; translated from the coding sequence ATGGCACAGCCGACCGCCTGGGACCACCCGGAACCGCTAGCCGTCTCCTCCGCCCCCGTCCCGCACTACGGCACGGGTTCGCTCGCCGACCTGCTGCCCACTATCGCCGCAGGCATGGACGTACCGGGAATGTCCCCGGCGATACCGGAACTGGCGCCCGCCGACCGGAACTGCGTGTTCCTGATCGACGGACTGGGCTGGGAGCAGCTCCGGGCCCACCCGGACGAGGCCCCCTTCATGAGCTCGCTCATGAGCAGCTCGCGCGGTGACACCGGCCGTCCGATCACCACCGGCTACCCGGCGACCACCGCGACCTCCCTCGCCTCCGTCGGCACCGGGCTGCCGCCCGGCGCGCACGGCCTGCCCGGCTACACCGTGCGCAATCCGGCCACCGGCGAGCTGATGAACCAGCTGCGCTGGCAGCCGTGGACGGACCCGCGCGCGTGGCAGCCGTACCCCACGGTCTTCCAGCTGGCACACAAGGCCGGTGTGCACACGGCCCAGGTCTCCTCGCCGACCTTCGAGAACACCCCGTTGACGAAGATCGCGCTCAGTGGCGGAACGTTCAGGGGGAAGCTGTCCGGCGAGGACCGCATGGATCTCGCGGCCGAGCAACTGGCCGCCGGTGACCGTTCGTTGGTCTACACGTACTACGCCGAGGTGGACGGCAAGGGTCACCGCTTCGGCGTCGACTCGGACGCCTGGCGCGGTCAGCTCATGTACGTCGACCGGCTCGTCCAGCGGCTGGCGGAACAACTCCCGCCGCGCGCCGCGCTGTACGTCACCGCCGACCACGGCATGATCGACATCCCGTTCGACGAGCAGCACCGCATCGACTTCGACGAGGACTGGGAACTGCGCGCGGGCGTGGCCCTGTTGGGCGGCGAGGGCCGCGCGCGGCACGTGTACGCGGTGTCGGGCGCCGAGGCCGACGTACTGACCTGTTGGCGCGAGGTGCTCGGCGAGCAGTTCTGGGTGGCCTCACGGGAGGAGGCGATCGCGGCGGGCTGGTTCGGACCGACGGTCGACGAACGGGTGTACGCGCGGATCGGCGACGTGGTCGCGGCGGCCCGGGACGACGTCCTGATCGTCGCCTCCGAGCGGGAGCCGAGGGAGTCGGCGATGGTCGGCAACCACGGTTCTATGACCCCTGCGGAACAGTTGGTCCCGCTGCTGCAAGTACGCTCCTGA
- a CDS encoding DUF5998 family protein translates to MAKTSTSTQGLRAAIERSGYYPALVAEAVEAAIGGDSIRSYLVHQETTFDANEVRRHVTVLVLTGNRFIVSHTDEQAEDTTSPTPYATTSTESVKLGRISSVVVSRVVANPESYTPGTLPREVVLTIGWGAVARIDLEPAACGDPNCEADHGYTGSSTADDLSLRVSEAGDGPETVRQALVFAQALSEATADVTR, encoded by the coding sequence ATGGCCAAGACCAGTACGTCGACCCAGGGGCTGCGAGCGGCGATCGAGCGCAGCGGCTACTACCCGGCCCTCGTGGCCGAGGCGGTGGAGGCCGCGATCGGCGGCGACTCCATCCGGTCGTACCTGGTCCACCAGGAGACGACATTCGACGCGAACGAGGTGCGGCGGCACGTGACCGTGCTCGTCCTCACGGGCAACCGTTTCATCGTCAGCCACACCGACGAGCAGGCCGAGGACACCACGTCTCCGACGCCGTACGCCACCACGTCCACGGAATCCGTGAAGCTGGGCCGGATCTCGTCCGTCGTCGTCAGCAGGGTCGTCGCCAACCCGGAGTCGTACACGCCGGGCACGCTGCCCCGCGAGGTCGTCCTGACCATCGGCTGGGGCGCCGTCGCCCGTATCGACCTGGAACCGGCCGCCTGCGGCGACCCCAACTGCGAGGCTGACCACGGCTACACGGGCAGCTCGACGGCGGACGACCTGAGCCTGCGCGTCAGCGAGGCCGGGGACGGCCCGGAGACGGTCCGCCAGGCACTCGTCTTCGCGCAGGCCCTCTCGGAGGCGACCGCGGACGTCACCCGCTGA